ATCGCGCAGCCGCGCCGCGCGTATCCGTACGCCGCTCGCCTGGTTGCTGCCACACTCGGTTATTGAAAGGTACATGCGGTTCGTACCGCATGCCCTGCGCTACATGGGTGCAGCCCGTGTGGAAATGCGTGACGGCGGCCGCAAGCGGTACGTTTACGTGCATGTCGTGGGGCTCCCGTGGAATACAACTGAGCTCACTAAAAAAGAGCATTCGTTGTACGAGACGGCAGTTGCCGATATGAACCAGACAATCATCTATATGCTGAGGGACGTAGTCCCGGAAGCATCCGTAGTGGCGCTGGGCGCAGCAACGGCCATTCCCAATACCTTTGGCACCAAGTTGCCCGCTATACTGGCGGCAGCTGGGTTCCCTAAGGTGACTGTCACCAACGGCAACTCCAACACAGGAGGAGCCGCTGGCGCTAACCTCATTTGGTTCCACAACCAGTGGATGGAAGTGTCTGCCGACCGGCAGGGGAAGAAATGGAAGGTGGCCATTGTTGGTGCTGGCTCCGTAGGCTCCGGCCTTGCTCGGGTACTCATGAAGCGTGACGACCTGTGTTCCGAGCTCTTATTGGTCGGTAGGAATCGTGGTGACCGCAAGGTCAGCAAGCTTATCGATGAATTGAGCCGGGGTTATCCAAGCGGTCCCTCCGTGGAGGAGCGTGACCTGGAGGAGGTTGTCCAAGAGGCAGATGTGGTGGTTTTCTGTACCAACAGTGCCACGCCCCTCACCTTTGCTAAGAAGCCACGGAAGGGAATGCTCTTCTTAGATGTCGCCAAGCCCGCAAATGTCCCGCGGGAACTATGTGCGGACCCAGACTACCTGGCTGTGTCAGGAAGTATTGTGACGCTGCC
The window above is part of the Verrucomicrobiia bacterium genome. Proteins encoded here:
- a CDS encoding NAD(P)-binding domain-containing protein, yielding MADEERRDALFLKLGSWPRCLIPRYWLTWLQMQVWTPSAHVLFVIHVIGEGETSRSRAARIRTPLAWLLPHSVIERYMRFVPHALRYMGAARVEMRDGGRKRYVYVHVVGLPWNTTELTKKEHSLYETAVADMNQTIIYMLRDVVPEASVVALGAATAIPNTFGTKLPAILAAAGFPKVTVTNGNSNTGGAAGANLIWFHNQWMEVSADRQGKKWKVAIVGAGSVGSGLARVLMKRDDLCSELLLVGRNRGDRKVSKLIDELSRGYPSGPSVEERDLEEVVQEADVVVFCTNSATPLTFAKKPRKGMLFLDVAKPANVPRELCADPDYLAVSGSIVTLPGRGRGFGLSIGLKGYLCFACGAEAVLLAAYKKSEDRWNWLTRGFKPEDIPTLFVGQPKDAVMQRLGIISDHLGIRPSDQWLDPHTNLPYSEDRVRAFLEMLEVSRE